The Musa acuminata AAA Group cultivar baxijiao chromosome BXJ1-8, Cavendish_Baxijiao_AAA, whole genome shotgun sequence genomic sequence agctaAATTGGATTTAGAGTAATGACACTGCCTAAAATATATTAGGAGTCtttttcttaatttatttttcttttgtacaCAAGAGAAAAGTATTAATTAACAGCTATTCTTAAATTAAAattgaatttattttattttgtttgtcTTTAGATGAATTAAATTTGTGATATCActcaataaaatttatttattaatagtTCTTATTGAATAAAAATGgggatttcattttttttctctccaAATGATTTAAATTCCTATGACACCACTCTTAAAATGAggctttttcttttgtttaaatGATAATTATGAATACTAAATTTAATCCTAAGATGCTATAATTAGTAAGACATTTATTAGTTAAATTAGTTGACACTCTTAAAAAACATATCTGAATGTGGATATAAGCTCTAAATTTATAGGTAAAAAAACCTCACACATTTTTATTTCTAGAATAATTTTATGtattcaaaatattaatttaatgatgatgtatcataaatattttataagaaaaatATGTACCAAAAATATTCAATGGATTTCTTTCACCAAACATCTCAATTCGCACTTTAATGAACGCTGAAATACTAAATATATTTAGAAGATTAGAGGGCTAATATTTTcctatttaaagaaaaatgcgttCTTTTCTCCGACATGTATTTAAAGAGGGAACGCAGTGAGGCGGCCGCCACTGCACTGGCAAATATGCAAACACCAGATGAGCGACAGCCGCCACCTCCACTGCCTTCTCTCCTCGCTGAGTCGCTGCCGGTCCCTCGTCCACCTCCAGCAAATCCACGCCCTCGCCTCCAAGACCGGCCTCGACACCGATCCTCTCGTCGCCGGAAAGCTCCTACTCCTCTCCGCCGCCATCCTCCCCGACGCTTTGGACTATGCCCGTCGCCTCTTCTCTGTCGTCCCTTCTCCCGACCCCTTCATGTACAACACCCTCATCCGCGGCGTCTCCGACTCCGACGAGCCTCCTCACCACGCCTTCCTCCTCTACTCCCGGATGTGCCGGCATTCCGTCCCTCCCGACAGCTTTACCTTCGCCTTCCTTCTCAAGGCGGCCGCAAACTCCAAGTCCCTCGTCCTCGGTCGGCAGGTTCATTCTCATTCCGTCCGTCACGGCCTCGATGGCCATCTCTTCGTTGGGACCACTCTTGTCAGCATGTACGCGGTGTGTGGCCGCGTGGCTTCCGCTCGGAAGGCGTTCGACGATATCCCCCAACCGAACGTCGTCGCCTGGAACGCCATCATCACCGCTCATTTTCGGGTCGACGACGTGACAAACGCGGAGAGGCTGTTCGACCAGATGCCTTGGAGGAATCTGACATCGTGGAACGTCATGCTTGCGGGTTACACCGGGGCTGGCGAGCTGGAAGCGGCGAGGACATTGTTTCGCGATATGCCTCAAAAAGATCCCGTCTCCTGGAGCACGATGATCATCGGGTTCGCCAGTCATGGGCATTTCGATGATGCTTTTGGCTTCTTTCGGCAGTTGCTGAGAGAAGGGCTTCGGCCAAACGAGGTGAGCTTGACCGGCGTTCTCTCAGCTTGTTCTCAAGCTGGGGCCTTTGAAACTGGAAAGATTCTACACGGCCATATGAAGAAGTCAGGGCTCAGTACCATCACCGCCGTGGCTAATGCTCTCTTGAATGTCTATGCTAGGTGCGGGCGCATCCAAATGGCATGCCAAGTTTTTGATCGGGAGATGGGAAAGAAGGGCATTGTGTCTTGGACTTCTATGATCGCAGCACTCGCAATGCATGGCCATGGAGATAAGGCCATCAAGCTTTTCAATGAAATGGAGGAACATGGACTGAAACCTGATGGAGTATTATTCATCTCCCTCCTCTATGCGTGTAGTCATTCAGGATTGGTAGAACAAGGATACCATTTTTTCCATAGAATGGAGGATGTATATGGAATCAAGCATTCGATTGAGCACTATGGTTGCATGGTTGATCTCTATGGGCGAGCTGGGTTACTGGATGCTGCCTATGACTTTGTGATGAGAATGCCTATAGAACCTAATGCCATAATCTGGAGGACATTGCTTGGGGCCTGCAGCATTCACAGAAATGTTGGTTTAGCTGAGCTTGTGAAGAAGAAACTCTCAGAACTTGAGCCTAAGGATTCTGGTGACTATGTTCTACTGTCCAATATTTATGCAGTTGCCGGTAAGTGGAAGGATGTTGCTAATATACGCAGATCCATGAACGATGAGAGTGTTAGGAAACGCCCAGGTTGGAGCTCAATAGAAGTTGACAAGGTTCTGTACATGTTTGTCGCAAATAACGAGTGTTGCAGTGTGAAAGAGGAGGCTTATGGGAAGCTGATGGAGATATTGTCAAGACTTAGGAAGGAAGGTTACATTCCAGAGGTCACAAGTGTTTTGCATGAtatagaggaagaagagaaggaagatgcCATTGCTCAACACAGTGAGAAGCTTGCAGTGGCTTTTGGGATGGCAAGAATGAGCACGGGAAGTGTCATAATGATTGTCAAGAATTTGAGAATTTGTAGGGATTGCCACTTGGTGATGAAGCTGATATCAAAGGTCTACGAAAGAGAGATTGTGGTGAGGGATCGCAGCCGGTTTCATTCTTTCAGAGAGGGGTTTTGTTCTTGCAGGGACTACTGGTGACAGAAGCTTTCTTTTCATCCCCAGAACATTCCAAGAACAAACTGCAACCTAACTCTGTTCTTGAAGAAAATCATTTCAGTGGGA encodes the following:
- the LOC135588192 gene encoding pentatricopeptide repeat-containing protein At1g74630-like — translated: MSDSRHLHCLLSSLSRCRSLVHLQQIHALASKTGLDTDPLVAGKLLLLSAAILPDALDYARRLFSVVPSPDPFMYNTLIRGVSDSDEPPHHAFLLYSRMCRHSVPPDSFTFAFLLKAAANSKSLVLGRQVHSHSVRHGLDGHLFVGTTLVSMYAVCGRVASARKAFDDIPQPNVVAWNAIITAHFRVDDVTNAERLFDQMPWRNLTSWNVMLAGYTGAGELEAARTLFRDMPQKDPVSWSTMIIGFASHGHFDDAFGFFRQLLREGLRPNEVSLTGVLSACSQAGAFETGKILHGHMKKSGLSTITAVANALLNVYARCGRIQMACQVFDREMGKKGIVSWTSMIAALAMHGHGDKAIKLFNEMEEHGLKPDGVLFISLLYACSHSGLVEQGYHFFHRMEDVYGIKHSIEHYGCMVDLYGRAGLLDAAYDFVMRMPIEPNAIIWRTLLGACSIHRNVGLAELVKKKLSELEPKDSGDYVLLSNIYAVAGKWKDVANIRRSMNDESVRKRPGWSSIEVDKVLYMFVANNECCSVKEEAYGKLMEILSRLRKEGYIPEVTSVLHDIEEEEKEDAIAQHSEKLAVAFGMARMSTGSVIMIVKNLRICRDCHLVMKLISKVYEREIVVRDRSRFHSFREGFCSCRDYW